A window of the Kosakonia radicincitans DSM 16656 genome harbors these coding sequences:
- a CDS encoding heme-degrading domain-containing protein encodes MTLEQQIALCESHHATLRFAAFDYADAWTLGNALYQEALRNDYALAIEVRVNQLCLFSALMPGATAENVDWVRRKRNLVDFLGISSWAAGLMLQSRGTTLSERYGVGARDYAAFGGSYPLYLTSGCLIGTVTVSGAPQRDDHNLVLSTLAQTLNVAPLTLVPPM; translated from the coding sequence ATGACACTGGAACAACAGATCGCATTATGCGAAAGCCACCACGCCACGTTGCGCTTTGCGGCCTTCGATTATGCGGATGCCTGGACGCTGGGGAATGCGTTATACCAGGAGGCACTGCGCAACGATTATGCGCTGGCGATTGAGGTTCGTGTCAATCAACTGTGCCTGTTCAGCGCGCTAATGCCCGGCGCGACGGCAGAAAATGTGGATTGGGTGCGGCGTAAGCGTAATCTGGTGGATTTTCTCGGTATCAGCTCCTGGGCTGCAGGGTTGATGCTGCAATCCCGTGGTACGACGCTGAGTGAACGTTATGGCGTAGGTGCGCGAGACTATGCAGCATTTGGCGGCAGTTATCCGCTTTATCTGACCAGCGGTTGCCTGATTGGTACGGTGACGGTCTCCGGCGCGCCGCAGCGTGATGATCATAACCTTGTGCTGAGTACGCTGGCACAGACGCTGAATGTCGCGCCAC